AGGAGGGCCTCCTCCACATCAGCGAGATCGACTGGGCGCGCACCGAGCGCGTGGAGGACGTGCTGAAGGTGGGGGACAAGATCGAGGTCCTGCTCCAGAGCGCGGAGAACAACAAGCTCAGCCTCTCGCGCCGCGCCCTGCTGCCCAAGCCCGAGGGCTACGTGGAGCGTCCGCGCCCGCCGCGTCCGGAGGGCGACCGGGGCCGGGGCGGGGATCGCGGCGGCCGGGGCGGCGGCGACCGGGGCCGCGGCGGCTCGGGCGGTGGCGGCGGACGGCGCTACTAACCCTTCCCCATCTGACAACAATGAATCAGCCGGTCCGCGTGGCCGGCTGATTCCATCCTGAGGCGGCATGGAACAACATCTGCAGCGCAGCGTCCTGGACAACGGGCTGGTCGTCCTGAGCGAGCGCATGCCTGGCGCCCCCGCCTGCAGCCTCGGCCTCTGGCTGCGGCGCGGCAGCAGCGGGGAGGAGGGCTGGCCGGGCGGCATCACCCACCTGCTCGAGCACATGGTTTTCAAGGGAACGCGCACCCGCTCGGCCCGGGAGATCAGCCGTCTGGTGGAGAACCGGGGCGGACAGCTCAACGCCTCCACCGGGCGGGGCAACACCTCCTTCTACTGCAATTCCCTGGGCGAGGACTGGGAGCTGTGCCTGGACCTGCTGGCGGACATGCTGCTCGATTCCGTGCTCGACCCTCGCGAGCTGGAGAAGGAACAGCGCGTCATCGTGGACGAGATCCGCCAGGTGGAGGAAAGCCCCGACGAGCTGCTCTACGACCAGGCCTTCCGCGACATGTACCCCGCCAGCCCCTGGGGCCTGCCCGTGCAGGGGACGGAGGAGGAGGTGCGCTCTGTGGACCGGGACAGCTTGGCCCGCTTCGCCGCCACTTTCCAGCGGGGCGGGGAGCTGGTGCTGGCCTACGCCGGCGACCTGGACCACGAGTTCCTCCACCGCCGGGCCGAGGCCCTTTTCGGCGGTTTGCCCGGCGGGCGTCTGGAGGTGCCGCCGCCGCCCGTCGTGGTCCCGGGCCGCAGCGACCATTTCAACGGCTTCGGCCGTCAGGCCCATGTGCAGATGGGGCGCAGCGGACCCGACGCCTCCCACCCCCAACTGCCGGCGCTCAGCCTGCTCACACTGCTGCTGGGGGACGGCATGAGCAGCCGCCTCTTCCAGCGCCTGCGGGAGGAGATGGGCCTTTGCTACACGGTCTTCTCCTGGCAGGAAAGCCTGGATCGCGGGGCCGCTTTCGGCGCCTACTTCGCCTGCGACGCGGCCCGCGTCGACGAGGTGGAGGCGGCCTGCCGGGCCGAGTTCATCAGCCTGCGGGAGGGTGGCGCGGATGCGGAGGAGTTGGAGCACGCCCGGCGCCAGATGCGCGGGGGCTGGCTCATCGCCCAGGAGCAGAGCATCAGCCGCATGGCCCAGCTGGCCAAGGGGGAGCTGCGCTACGGGCGCCTGGTGTCCATCGACGAGCGGCTCGAGCGGCTGGAACGCCAAAGCGTGAAGAGCCTGGCCGAGGCGGCCTGGCACTGGCTGGATCCGGACACCCTGCACATCAGCCGCCTGTTGCCCGAGGAGGACGCATGATCCGCGTGAAGGTGGAACGCCTGCCCCACGGGGCCGACCTGCCGCTGCCCGCCTATCAGACGGAGGGCGCCGCCGCCCTCGACCTGCACGCCGCGGTGGAGGGGGAGGTGGTCCTGGCCCCGGGCGAGACCCGCCTGCTGCCCACTGGCCTCAAAGTGGCCATCCCCAAGGGCTACGAACTGCAGATCCGGCCCCGCTCGGGCCTGGCCCTCAAACACCGCCTGGCCGTGCTCAACAGCCCGGGCACCATCGACAGCGACTACCGTGGCGAGGTGCAGGTCATCCTCAGCAACTTCGGCGCTGAGCCCTTCACCGTCACACGCGGCCTGCGCATCTGCCAGGCCCTGCTGGCCAAGGTGGAGCGCCTGGAGTGGCAGCCCGTGGCGCGCGTTCCCGAGACGGAGCGTGGCGCCGGCGGCTTCGGCCACACGGGAGCCTGACCCCCCGGATCCATGGAGGTCGGCGCCGATGCGGCCCATTCCCGTCCTGACCTGGCACAAGATCTCCCGGCGGCGGGAAGCGGGCCTCACCGTGGTGTCTCCCGGACGCTTCCTCCAGCAGGTGGAGGCCCTGGTCGCCCACGGCGCCCGCGCCATCAGCCTGGAGGACTACCTGGGGCGGCGGGGCCGGCAGGGCGATGACGAGCGGCTCTGCCTGCTGGCCTTCGACGACGCCTACGTCTGCGTGGCGGAGGAGGCCCATCCCGTCCTGGCCCGCCGCGGCCTGCCCGCCACCCTCTTCCCCGTGCTGGACTGGATCGGCCTGGACAACGGCTGGGACCGCAGCCTGGCGGGGCGCCCCTTCCGCCACCTGGACGAGGACGGCATCGCGCGACTGCTGGCGGAGGGCTGGTCCCTGGGCTTGCACGGTCGCAGCCACCGCCACTTGGCCGGCCGCGGGCTGGCTGTGCTGGAGCAGGAAGTGGTGAAGGCCCGCGCCGAGCTGGAGCTGCGCTTCGGCCGCAGCGTCCACGCCCTGGCCTGGCCCTACGGCCGTTGCGACCGCCGGGCCGTGCTGGTGGCTGAGGCGGCCGGCCTGCGCCTGGGCTTCGGCAACGCCCGGGGGGACGACCACCCCCTCTGCCGGCGCCGCCATCTTGTTTATCCCCTGCATGGCCCCGCCGCCCTCCGCGCCATGCTGGACGGGGCGCCGCCCGATCACCTGCAGCGCCTGGCCGCCCGCGGGGCCTGGCTGGCGTCCCTCGTGGGCGGCGGCCACCCGCCCCATCTTGTTTGAGCGGCCCGCCTTGGCTACCTTTCGCCCCTGCCACGTGACCCTTTCCGGAGGCCTTCATGGAATCCGAGGCGGCGGGCGGCAAGCTCTATTACAGCATCGGCGAGGTGTGCGAACTGACGGGGCTCGAGGCGCACGTGCTGCGCTTCTGGGAGTCCGAGTTCCCGGAGTTGGAGCCCAGAAAGAGCGCGGGGGGAACCCGGCGCTACCGGGCGGAGGATGTGGAGCTCATCCGCCGCATCCAACACCTCGTGCACGGGGAGAAGTACAGCCTGGAGGGGGCGCGGCGGCAGCTGCGGCGTTCGCCCGAGGAAGGGCGCGTCCG
The window above is part of the bacterium genome. Proteins encoded here:
- a CDS encoding pitrilysin family protein, with amino-acid sequence MEQHLQRSVLDNGLVVLSERMPGAPACSLGLWLRRGSSGEEGWPGGITHLLEHMVFKGTRTRSAREISRLVENRGGQLNASTGRGNTSFYCNSLGEDWELCLDLLADMLLDSVLDPRELEKEQRVIVDEIRQVEESPDELLYDQAFRDMYPASPWGLPVQGTEEEVRSVDRDSLARFAATFQRGGELVLAYAGDLDHEFLHRRAEALFGGLPGGRLEVPPPPVVVPGRSDHFNGFGRQAHVQMGRSGPDASHPQLPALSLLTLLLGDGMSSRLFQRLREEMGLCYTVFSWQESLDRGAAFGAYFACDAARVDEVEAACRAEFISLREGGADAEELEHARRQMRGGWLIAQEQSISRMAQLAKGELRYGRLVSIDERLERLERQSVKSLAEAAWHWLDPDTLHISRLLPEEDA
- the dut gene encoding dUTP diphosphatase — encoded protein: MIRVKVERLPHGADLPLPAYQTEGAAALDLHAAVEGEVVLAPGETRLLPTGLKVAIPKGYELQIRPRSGLALKHRLAVLNSPGTIDSDYRGEVQVILSNFGAEPFTVTRGLRICQALLAKVERLEWQPVARVPETERGAGGFGHTGA
- a CDS encoding polysaccharide deacetylase family protein, which codes for MRPIPVLTWHKISRRREAGLTVVSPGRFLQQVEALVAHGARAISLEDYLGRRGRQGDDERLCLLAFDDAYVCVAEEAHPVLARRGLPATLFPVLDWIGLDNGWDRSLAGRPFRHLDEDGIARLLAEGWSLGLHGRSHRHLAGRGLAVLEQEVVKARAELELRFGRSVHALAWPYGRCDRRAVLVAEAAGLRLGFGNARGDDHPLCRRRHLVYPLHGPAALRAMLDGAPPDHLQRLAARGAWLASLVGGGHPPHLV
- a CDS encoding MerR family transcriptional regulator, yielding MESEAAGGKLYYSIGEVCELTGLEAHVLRFWESEFPELEPRKSAGGTRRYRAEDVELIRRIQHLVHGEKYSLEGARRQLRRSPEEGRVRLRAEIQAILKLLNKTIGA